One window from the genome of Bacteroidales bacterium encodes:
- a CDS encoding PP2C family protein-serine/threonine phosphatase, protein MASKSSIRRLKFCNFKLSSLLEITNAINDNLSVEKILSTFEHILLQELNIGKVVVYAFSKTWKIMLESGAKNKEFANIIVEEDLLKHEEITTTPSTDNLKLSSYDFIIPVFHDTKPIAYVLIGDVEEEKEGVSPTIKHLHFIQTLTNVIFVAVENKRLYEENLQQARLKKEMELASRMQNMLIPDTSLFPKNEAIFVDSFYLPHFDVGGDYYDFERLSENEYFFCVADVSGKGISAALLMSNFQASLKAYLTTGLKLPELINLLNGRVVESAQGEKFITIFVGKYNSETRELRYINAGHNPPLLFDKVTEKIVELKDGCPGIGMLDEIPFMNEGVKILPNPTKLICFTDGLTELENENKEEIGLVELKKCMTNQLTVDKNFLCLQKNLNLKKGNPALFDDITILGIDFL, encoded by the coding sequence ATGGCTTCAAAATCATCAATAAGACGACTGAAATTTTGTAATTTCAAGTTAAGTTCATTACTTGAAATTACGAATGCCATTAATGATAACCTTTCTGTTGAAAAAATACTTTCAACATTTGAGCATATCCTTCTGCAAGAGCTAAATATCGGGAAAGTTGTTGTATATGCATTCAGCAAGACATGGAAAATAATGCTGGAATCAGGGGCCAAGAATAAAGAATTTGCAAACATCATTGTAGAAGAAGATCTTTTGAAACATGAAGAAATTACTACAACACCATCAACTGATAACCTTAAATTAAGTTCATACGATTTTATTATTCCTGTTTTTCATGATACAAAACCAATAGCATATGTTTTAATTGGTGATGTGGAAGAAGAAAAAGAAGGAGTAAGCCCTACCATAAAACATCTTCATTTTATTCAAACTTTAACAAATGTCATTTTTGTTGCTGTTGAAAATAAAAGACTCTATGAAGAAAATCTCCAACAAGCAAGATTGAAAAAGGAGATGGAATTAGCCTCCAGAATGCAAAATATGCTTATTCCGGATACAAGTTTATTTCCGAAAAATGAAGCTATTTTCGTTGACTCATTTTATTTACCGCATTTTGATGTCGGCGGTGATTATTATGATTTTGAAAGACTTTCAGAAAATGAATATTTTTTTTGTGTTGCAGATGTTTCGGGAAAAGGAATTTCAGCAGCTTTATTAATGTCAAACTTTCAAGCAAGTTTAAAGGCATATCTCACAACCGGATTAAAATTACCTGAACTTATTAATCTGCTAAACGGCAGGGTTGTTGAAAGTGCGCAAGGAGAAAAATTCATAACAATATTTGTCGGAAAATATAATTCAGAAACAAGAGAACTAAGATATATTAATGCAGGGCATAACCCTCCTTTATTATTTGATAAAGTTACTGAAAAAATCGTTGAATTGAAAGACGGCTGTCCCGGTATAGGTATGTTAGACGAAATACCTTTCATGAATGAAGGTGTTAAAATATTACCAAATCCTACAAAATTAATTTGTTTTACTGACGGATTAACAGAACTTGAAAATGAAAACAAAGAAGAAATCGGCCTCGTTGAATTAAAAAAATGCATGACAAATCAGCTAACTGTTGATAAAAACTTTTTATGTCTTCAAAAAAATTTAAATCTTAAAAAAGGAAATCCTGCCTTATTTGATGACATAACTATTTTAGGAATAGATTTTTTATAA
- the efp gene encoding elongation factor P: MATTADFRNGLTIELKDDLYKIIYFQHVKPGKGPAFVRTKLKSLSTGKTLEKTFTSGVKVQEVRVERHPYQFLYKDDMGYVFMHQKTYEQITLQEHVVDNNDLMKDGQEVEMLFRAENNQVLSCDLPDFVELKVEYTEPGFKGDTASSNTTKPAKLETGAEIKVPLFINIDDVLKIDTRTREYSERLKT; this comes from the coding sequence ATGGCAACAACAGCAGATTTCAGAAACGGATTAACAATAGAATTAAAAGACGACTTATATAAAATAATTTATTTCCAGCATGTTAAACCCGGAAAAGGGCCGGCTTTTGTCAGAACAAAATTGAAAAGCTTATCTACCGGAAAAACATTAGAAAAAACATTCACTTCCGGCGTTAAGGTTCAAGAAGTAAGAGTTGAAAGACATCCTTATCAGTTTTTGTATAAAGATGATATGGGCTATGTTTTTATGCATCAAAAAACCTATGAACAAATTACATTGCAAGAGCATGTTGTTGATAATAACGACTTAATGAAAGACGGGCAAGAAGTTGAAATGTTGTTCAGGGCAGAAAACAATCAAGTATTGTCTTGTGATTTACCTGATTTTGTTGAGCTTAAAGTCGAATATACAGAGCCCGGATTTAAAGGAGATACAGCATCTTCAAACACAACAAAACCGGCTAAACTTGAAACCGGAGCCGAAATAAAAGTTCCGCTGTTTATAAATATTGATGATGTTTTAAAAATTGATACAAGAACAAGAGAATATTCTGAACGTTTAAAAACATAG
- a CDS encoding DUF4252 domain-containing protein: protein MQKLLLILLSGLFLFSCNEEEPEEIQSGFDTFYDLHENDEGVLTFGMPVFIFKLFININNKDVEDAVDQIESIDLFINDEADDAFVKDLYKHFPIKIYKTLLNIKDKDTNIKFLVREKKEKVDELIMIVNEKPDNTCVIMRIGGSFNVKSVEKMAEKIDISGIVKYR from the coding sequence ATGCAAAAATTACTCTTAATATTACTGTCCGGATTATTTCTTTTTAGTTGCAACGAAGAAGAACCGGAAGAAATTCAAAGCGGTTTTGATACGTTTTATGACCTGCATGAAAATGATGAAGGTGTTTTGACATTCGGGATGCCTGTTTTTATTTTTAAGTTGTTTATTAATATCAATAATAAAGATGTTGAAGATGCAGTTGATCAAATTGAAAGCATTGACTTATTCATAAATGATGAAGCTGACGATGCTTTTGTAAAAGATTTATATAAACATTTTCCGATAAAAATATATAAAACTTTATTGAACATAAAAGATAAGGATACAAATATTAAGTTTCTTGTAAGAGAAAAAAAGGAGAAAGTAGATGAGCTTATAATGATTGTTAATGAAAAACCGGACAACACATGTGTTATAATGCGTATCGGAGGTAGTTTCAATGTTAAAAGTGTTGAAAAAATGGCTGAGAAAATTGACATTTCCGGGATTGTGAAATATAGATAA
- a CDS encoding TonB-dependent receptor, whose product MKILIIITTAILISFSMFSQTNEKTDAMLFGDVKCKGEHIPYINILVERTNMGTMTDGTGHYKLANLPVGEITIIAHGIGYITQEKVVEMKAGKATELFFELEEDVLQLEQVVVTGTKTEHYVKNVPVRTEVITSKAIETKNANNLFEVLEGIPGIRVEKQCQFCDFSMVRMQGLGAEHTQVLINGQPMYSGLAGVYGLQQISANDIDRVEIVKGAGSALYGSSAVAGAINIITKEPSYVPTTKVGLQFGNYNTNRYNISSSIRNEKGNIGLNIFAQKLTGDAIDETSDGLTHDEVKNKDGISDRVSSNLNNAGFGLYINDLFSKNDKLIIRGRYLNEKRQGGTMNDDYYKNPLTDGTECITTDRYESELSYNKKFKNNSDINFSLAYANHNRDATNDSYLGDYMSTHNDSVPDLREMRPYLANENSITGTLTYGIKIKNHHLLIGTQNFYNKLKESGMYVVVDPASQYIGSSYKSTSNKSASELGIFIQNEWKLNDKLTIVPGVRYDIHNSSEEYKADKQVFETTMFPKNEFNETSINPRIALKYNISKNIILRANAGTGFRSPYGFSEDLHLCSGSPRVWKSTDLKPETSVSYNLSADYYGYKIRSSINIFRTDLKDKIAFTDAEADVAALGYDYQWKNIDNAFVQGIEVSVMTNLIKDLDLGFDFTYNQGEYNNAREDWTETEYAEQSKYISRFPATTGNIKLEYSPKDWSFAISGNYQGEMYIDYFNEEIDPVIGDQTKIKKTDPFMLCSARVSKTIKGLKLYAGANNIFNYTADEKHTDDAAFMYAPVYGIMYYGGISIAINH is encoded by the coding sequence GCAAATTTACCTGTCGGGGAAATAACAATTATTGCTCACGGTATTGGTTATATTACACAGGAAAAAGTGGTTGAAATGAAAGCCGGAAAAGCAACAGAATTATTTTTTGAACTGGAAGAAGATGTTTTACAATTAGAACAGGTCGTTGTTACAGGTACCAAAACTGAACATTACGTAAAAAATGTTCCTGTAAGAACAGAAGTTATAACATCGAAAGCAATTGAAACAAAAAACGCTAATAATCTTTTTGAAGTTTTGGAAGGAATACCCGGAATAAGAGTAGAAAAACAATGTCAATTTTGTGATTTTTCAATGGTTAGAATGCAGGGGCTCGGAGCAGAGCATACACAGGTTTTAATAAACGGACAGCCAATGTATTCCGGTTTGGCGGGAGTTTACGGGCTGCAACAAATCAGTGCAAATGATATTGACAGAGTTGAAATTGTTAAAGGAGCAGGTTCCGCACTTTACGGAAGCAGTGCTGTTGCAGGGGCAATAAACATTATAACAAAAGAACCGTCCTATGTGCCGACAACAAAAGTAGGATTACAATTTGGGAATTATAATACAAACAGGTATAATATATCATCATCTATCAGAAATGAGAAAGGGAATATTGGTTTAAATATTTTTGCTCAAAAACTTACAGGTGATGCAATTGATGAAACATCAGACGGACTGACACATGACGAAGTTAAAAACAAAGACGGGATTTCTGACAGGGTTTCTTCTAATCTCAATAATGCAGGATTCGGATTGTATATAAATGACTTGTTTTCAAAAAATGATAAACTTATTATCAGGGGAAGATATCTGAATGAAAAAAGGCAGGGCGGAACAATGAATGATGATTATTATAAAAATCCGCTTACCGACGGAACAGAATGTATTACCACTGACAGGTATGAATCAGAATTGTCATATAATAAAAAATTCAAAAATAATTCTGATATTAATTTTTCACTCGCTTACGCCAATCATAACAGAGACGCTACAAACGACTCATATTTAGGCGATTATATGAGCACTCACAATGACAGTGTTCCCGATTTAAGAGAAATGAGGCCATATCTTGCAAATGAAAATTCAATAACCGGGACATTAACTTACGGAATAAAAATCAAAAACCACCATCTGCTGATAGGTACACAAAATTTTTATAACAAACTTAAAGAATCAGGAATGTATGTTGTTGTTGACCCTGCAAGTCAATATATCGGAAGTTCGTATAAATCAACAAGTAATAAATCTGCGTCCGAATTAGGAATATTTATTCAGAATGAATGGAAATTAAACGATAAATTGACAATAGTTCCGGGTGTAAGATATGACATTCATAATTCAAGTGAAGAATATAAAGCTGATAAACAGGTTTTTGAAACAACTATGTTCCCAAAGAATGAATTTAATGAAACAAGTATTAATCCGAGAATTGCATTAAAATATAACATCTCGAAAAACATCATATTAAGAGCAAATGCAGGAACCGGATTTCGGTCACCATACGGATTTTCTGAAGACTTGCATTTATGCAGCGGTTCACCGAGAGTTTGGAAATCAACAGATTTAAAACCGGAAACTTCTGTCAGTTATAATCTGTCTGCCGATTATTACGGTTATAAAATCAGGAGCAGTATAAATATATTCAGAACAGATTTAAAAGATAAAATTGCTTTTACAGATGCAGAAGCTGATGTTGCAGCTCTCGGTTATGATTATCAGTGGAAAAACATTGATAATGCTTTCGTTCAGGGCATAGAAGTGTCTGTTATGACAAACTTAATCAAAGATTTAGATTTAGGTTTTGATTTTACATATAATCAAGGAGAATATAATAATGCCAGAGAAGATTGGACAGAAACAGAATATGCAGAACAAAGCAAATACATTTCACGATTCCCTGCGACAACCGGAAATATAAAATTAGAATACAGTCCGAAAGATTGGAGTTTTGCAATATCCGGCAACTATCAAGGAGAAATGTATATAGATTATTTTAATGAAGAAATTGACCCTGTTATCGGTGACCAAACAAAAATTAAAAAAACAGACCCTTTTATGCTTTGCAGTGCAAGAGTTTCAAAAACCATAAAAGGATTAAAGTTATATGCAGGAGCAAATAATATTTTTAATTATACTGCGGATGAAAAACATACTGACGATGCGGCATTTATGTATGCACCTGTATATGGGATTATGTATTACGGCGGAATTTCAATTGCAATTAATCATTAG